In Oryza sativa Japonica Group chromosome 3, ASM3414082v1, one DNA window encodes the following:
- the LOC4333905 gene encoding GPN-loop GTPase 3 — translation MGYAQLVIGPAGSGKSTYCSSLYQHCETVGRTIHMVNLDPAAEHFSYPVSTDIRELISLDDVMEELGMGPNGGLIYCMEHLEDNLDDWLDEQLEGYLDDDYLVFDCPGQIELFTHVPVLRNFVEHLKRKNFNVCAVYLLDSQFVSDVTKYISGCMASLSAMIQLELPHINILSKMDLVSNKKDVEEYLNPEAQVLLSQLNRQMAPNFGKLNKSLAELVDDYSMVNFIPLDLRKESSIQYVLSHIDNCIQYGEDADVKVRDFDPEED, via the exons atggggtACGCGCAGCTCGTCATCGGCCCCGCCGGGAGCGGCAAG TCGACCTATTGCTCCAGTTTGTATCAGCATTGTGAGACTGTGGGTAGGACAATTCATATGGTCAATCTCGATCCTGCTGCAGAGCACTTCAGCTACCCTGTTTCTACGG ATATTAGGGAGCTCATATCATTGGATGATGTCATGGAGGAACTTGGGATGGGACCAAATGGCGGGCTTATCTATTGCATGGA GCACCTTGAAGACAATTTGGATGATTGGTTGGATGAGCAACTGGAGGGTTATTTGGATGATGACTATCTTGTGTTTGATTGCCCAG GCCAGATTGAACTCTTCACTCATGTCCCAGTTCTGCGTAACTTTGTTGAACATTTGAAACGGAAAAATTTCAACGTTTGTGCTGTGTACCTTCTTGATTCACAG TTTGTTAGTGATGTGACAAAATACATCAGTGGTTGCATGGCTTCTCTTTCTGCCATGATTCAGCTTGAACTTCCTCATATCAACATTCTTTCAAAGATGGACCTGGTCTCCAACAAAAAAGATGTGGAAGA GTATCTGAATCCAGAGGCGCAGGTTCTCTTGTCACAGCTGAACCGACAGATGGCACCCAATTTTGGCAAGCTAAACAAATCATTAGCTGAACTG GTTGATGATTACAGCATGGTGAATTTCATCCCACTTGACTTAAGAAAAGAGAGCAG CATTCAGTATGTGCTGTCGCACATCGACAACTGCATCCAGTATGGGGAAGACGCAGATGTGAAGGTTAGGGACTTCGATCCCGAGGAGGACTAA